One window from the genome of Cytophagales bacterium encodes:
- a CDS encoding colanic acid biosynthesis glycosyltransferase WcaL — MNKIKVLHSTGTWLPQTMVWLYEQISNIPTGKINNMVVCYKRKNVDQFPVKNLFSANNENNLFINRVLNKCGIISNISIVEQIIQKEKPVILHSHFGDRGYIDHKIAKKHGIKHIVSFLGYDVGMLPQRDDWKMKYEEMFKIINLVLCRGPAIANMLSDLGCSKDKIIIQRIGVNLEKIKFLPRRIVPHQPIKFLIAGTFREKKGIPYALEALGILQKEFDNFTITLIGNATDQKRDIIEKKKIYNIINKYNLSNKITMTGFVSQNCLFNIAKQCHLFISPSIMASDGDIEGGSPFLITEMAAGGMPVISTTHCDIPYVLGRKNNTLLVKEKDVNGLFLSIYKLLTNPQLFEEIAVDNRKFIEDNLDVKLRSAELSDIYQQILKK, encoded by the coding sequence ATGAATAAAATAAAAGTATTGCACAGTACCGGCACGTGGCTACCGCAAACCATGGTATGGCTTTATGAGCAGATATCTAATATACCCACTGGTAAAATAAATAACATGGTTGTATGTTATAAAAGGAAAAATGTTGACCAATTTCCTGTTAAAAATCTCTTTTCGGCTAATAACGAAAACAATTTATTTATAAATAGAGTTTTAAATAAATGCGGTATCATTTCAAATATCTCAATAGTTGAGCAGATCATCCAAAAAGAAAAACCTGTTATTTTACATTCACATTTTGGCGACAGGGGATATATTGATCATAAAATAGCAAAAAAACATGGGATCAAACATATTGTTTCATTTCTCGGGTATGATGTGGGAATGCTGCCTCAAAGAGATGACTGGAAAATGAAATATGAGGAGATGTTTAAGATTATAAATTTAGTTCTGTGCAGAGGGCCGGCAATAGCTAACATGCTTAGCGATCTTGGCTGCTCTAAGGACAAGATTATAATACAACGTATAGGTGTAAATCTTGAAAAGATAAAATTTTTACCAAGAAGAATTGTACCTCATCAACCAATTAAATTTCTGATTGCAGGCACATTCAGAGAAAAGAAAGGTATTCCGTATGCATTAGAAGCATTGGGTATTTTGCAAAAAGAATTTGACAATTTCACTATAACGCTGATAGGAAATGCCACTGATCAAAAACGGGATATAATTGAAAAAAAAAAGATATATAACATTATTAATAAATATAACCTCAGCAATAAAATTACTATGACGGGCTTTGTCAGTCAAAATTGCTTATTTAATATAGCAAAGCAATGCCATTTATTCATTTCTCCCAGTATAATGGCTTCGGATGGTGACATAGAAGGTGGTTCACCTTTTTTAATTACTGAAATGGCAGCCGGTGGTATGCCTGTAATAAGCACAACTCACTGCGATATTCCATATGTGTTAGGTAGAAAAAATAATACTTTGTTAGTAAAAGAAAAAGATGTGAATGGACTGTTCCTTTCTATATATAAACTATTGACCAATCCACAACTGTTTGAAGAGATTGCGGTAGATAATAGAAAATTTATAGAAGACAATTTGGATGTTAAGCTACGCAGCGCTGAACTGTCAGATATTTATCAACAAATCTTGAAGAAATGA
- a CDS encoding class I SAM-dependent methyltransferase produces MDHIKNFIKQRILFFKYKYLKYKYRNHTYSAFYKEVMRLRIKALGPLGAVGVRKPSREKQHRGLPQLEFLMQHGLKPNHKLLDIGCGCLRGGLQFIRYLNEEHYYGIDISADILKEGREFLFQAKLEHKRPHLRTNSNLNFNDLSGEVFDFILVKSVFFHMPIGDIKKCFENIHKVMSYKTFCFASFLDGFNHNFTPDYLNFFYTFDTFRDLGLKNNLDVTIIQDNVHSYKQKMMKITFKNKH; encoded by the coding sequence ATGGATCATATTAAAAACTTTATAAAACAAAGAATCTTATTTTTCAAATACAAATATTTAAAATATAAGTATCGTAATCATACATATAGTGCATTTTATAAAGAAGTAATGCGACTACGTATTAAGGCTCTTGGGCCTTTAGGCGCAGTAGGCGTAAGAAAACCATCTCGTGAAAAACAACATCGTGGGTTACCTCAGCTTGAATTTCTGATGCAGCATGGATTAAAGCCCAATCATAAGTTGCTCGATATTGGATGTGGATGTCTGAGAGGGGGACTTCAATTTATCAGATATTTGAATGAAGAACATTATTATGGTATAGATATTAGCGCTGATATTTTAAAAGAGGGGAGAGAATTTTTATTTCAAGCCAAATTAGAACACAAAAGACCCCATTTGAGAACAAATTCAAATTTGAATTTTAATGATCTTTCCGGAGAAGTTTTTGATTTTATACTAGTCAAAAGCGTATTTTTTCACATGCCAATCGGGGATATAAAAAAATGTTTTGAAAATATCCATAAGGTTATGTCTTACAAAACTTTTTGCTTTGCCAGTTTTCTTGACGGTTTTAATCATAATTTTACCCCTGACTATCTAAACTTTTTTTACACTTTTGATACTTTTAGAGATCTAGGGTTAAAAAACAATTTGGATGTTACTATCATACAAGATAATGTTCATTCTTACAAGCAAAAGATGATGAAGATCACTTTTAAAAATAAACATTAA